The Mesorhizobium opportunistum WSM2075 DNA window CATCGCCACCAACGACAACGACATATTGGCGCGCACCTTCGAGACCGGCGAATACCGCACAAAGGGCGTCTTCGCGACCACCTCGCCGTCGATGGACATCCAGGTGTCATCGAATTTCGAGCGCCTGCTGTTCGAGGCCTCCGGCCGCAATGCCTCGACCGTGCGGCGCTACATGGCCGGGCTCAAGCAGTCGGGTGCTTTCACCATAGAAACCCCGGAAATCACTGAGATGCGGACCGAATTCGACGCCGGCCGTGCCGATATGGACCAGGTCGCTGCCACCATCCGCTCGACGCTTGCGGCGAGCAATTACCTGCTCGATCCGCATACGGCGGCAGCGGTCCACGTCGCCGCAGGCAAGCCCGCCGGTGCCGTGCCGATGGTGGTGCTGGGTACGGCTCATCCGGCAAAGTTTCCAGCCGCGGTCAAGGCCGCCAGCGGTATCCACCCCGCCCTGCCCGCATGGCTAGGCGGGTTGATGAAAACGGAGGAAAAATACACGGTACTTCCATCCGACCTGAAAATGGTGGAAGATTACGTCAGCCGCCGCGCGCGAGCGGCGCGTTAGGGAGTAAGAGCCATATGGGTGTTGAGGTAAGCCGTCTGTCGAACGGCCTGACAGTCGCCACCGAAACCCTTCCAAGTATTGAATCGGTTGCCCTTGGTGCCTGGGTCAAGTCCGGTGCGCGCAACGAGCGTGACGACGAGCATGGCATGGCCCATCTGCTCGAGCACATGGCGTTCAAGGGTACAAAGCGGCGAAGCGCTTTCGAAATAGCCTCGGAAATCGAGGATGTCGGCGGCGAGATCAACGCCGCCACCAGTGTCGAGACGACGTCCTACTATGCGAGGGTGCTGTCCGACGACGTGCCGCTGGCCGTCGATATCCTGTCCGACATCCTGCAGGAGTCCGAATTCGACCCGCAGGAACTCGAGCGCGAGCAGCACGTCATCCTGCAGGAGATCGGCGCCGCGCACGATACGCCCGACGATATCGTCTTCGACCGTTTTACCGAGACGGCCTTTCGCCACCAGACCATCGGCCGCTCGATCCTGGGCACGCCGGAGACCGTCAAATCCTTCACCTCCAAGCAGTTGCACGATTTCATCGAACGCCAGTATGGCGCCGAGCGGATGGTGATCGTGGCTGCCGGCGACATCAAGCATGACAATTTCGTGCGCGAGGTCGAAAAGCAGCTGGGCGGCTTCCGCAGCAAGGCCGACAGCACCATTCCGCAATACGCGCAATATGTCGGCGGCGATTTCCGCGAGGATCGCGACCTGATGGACGCGCAGATCGTGCTGGGTTTCGAAGGCCGCGCCTACCATGTGCGCGACTTCTACGCCTCGCAGGTGCTGTCGATGATCCTT harbors:
- a CDS encoding M16 family metallopeptidase encodes the protein MGVEVSRLSNGLTVATETLPSIESVALGAWVKSGARNERDDEHGMAHLLEHMAFKGTKRRSAFEIASEIEDVGGEINAATSVETTSYYARVLSDDVPLAVDILSDILQESEFDPQELEREQHVILQEIGAAHDTPDDIVFDRFTETAFRHQTIGRSILGTPETVKSFTSKQLHDFIERQYGAERMVIVAAGDIKHDNFVREVEKQLGGFRSKADSTIPQYAQYVGGDFREDRDLMDAQIVLGFEGRAYHVRDFYASQVLSMILGGGMSSRLFQEVREKRGLCYSVYAFHWGFSDTGIFGVHAATGQSDIAELVPVIIDELQKAGESILQEELDRARAQYRAGLIMSAESPASRASQIARQLLLFGRPIAKEELMERLSALTIERLTDLSSRMFSTKPTLTAVGPVGTLAPYEAILDSLPGTQTTARRLAV